In one window of Paraburkholderia phymatum STM815 DNA:
- a CDS encoding alpha/beta fold hydrolase, which translates to MIVDVNGKSAYVYTGGKAFDAALPTAVFIHGAEHDHSVWALQTRYFAHHGFGVLAVDLPGHHRSAGPALKTIGDMADWLAALLDALGVSRAFVAGHSMGSLVALDFAARYPSRATHLALVATAVPMAVSDALLDAAREREPDAIAMVNAWSHSTFAAKPSCPAPGFWLHGMNARLMQRVSATGEPLLFHTDFNACNTYTDGLARAAQVTCATRLLVGKRDMMTPPRAAKALADALRAANVPVDTVTLDAGHALMSEQPDGTLDVLFAFATASTAGRPQPAQ; encoded by the coding sequence ATGATCGTGGACGTCAACGGCAAATCCGCCTATGTCTATACGGGCGGCAAGGCGTTCGACGCCGCGTTGCCCACCGCCGTCTTCATTCATGGCGCCGAGCATGATCACAGCGTCTGGGCGTTGCAGACACGCTACTTCGCGCATCACGGCTTCGGCGTGCTGGCCGTCGACCTGCCCGGCCACCATCGCAGCGCCGGCCCCGCGTTGAAAACCATCGGCGACATGGCCGACTGGCTGGCTGCCCTGCTCGATGCCCTGGGCGTGTCACGCGCATTCGTCGCCGGGCACAGCATGGGCTCGCTGGTTGCGCTCGACTTCGCGGCCCGTTACCCGTCGCGCGCGACCCATCTTGCGCTGGTCGCGACAGCCGTGCCGATGGCCGTCTCCGACGCGCTGCTCGATGCCGCCCGCGAACGCGAGCCGGATGCGATCGCGATGGTCAACGCGTGGTCGCATTCGACCTTCGCCGCCAAGCCGTCCTGCCCCGCGCCTGGCTTCTGGCTGCACGGCATGAACGCCCGCCTGATGCAGCGCGTCTCGGCGACAGGAGAGCCGTTGCTCTTCCACACCGATTTCAACGCCTGCAACACCTACACGGACGGCCTCGCGCGCGCTGCGCAAGTGACGTGTGCCACGCGCCTGCTCGTCGGCAAGCGCGACATGATGACGCCGCCGCGCGCTGCCAAAGCACTCGCCGACGCGCTGCGCGCTGCGAACGTGCCCGTCGACACCGTCACGCTCGACGCCGGCCACGCGCTGATGTCCGAGCAGCCCGACGGCACGCTCGACGTGCTCTTCGCGTTTGCAACGGCAAGCACGGCCGGCCGGCCGCAACCCGCACAATAA
- a CDS encoding tetratricopeptide repeat protein translates to MRDNDLTMADPLEPLRARTALPDAVAADWVALGNALLHHANGDRAGLREAVDALVRAYRLDANCDPRLLHNVAQTAFILRDWPLVESSTALLLTRDANDANALVWRAAAVEARDDFAEAQRLLHEAARAAPGNHIVLHKLALCIKEQGRFGEAEALLHRVLEMTPNNAHALFDLSELEVRAGRYAQGWLDYEARVAFAHDANAAKDALAAISANWRGESLTGKTLVVYGEQGNGDCLWAVRFLPLLAERAQREGGRVVFGYAGAMQQLFERMLPDGIAIETSLRTKPDFHCGLMSLPLRLGINDPSTWGRPYLSADPARVELWRERVSAATAAENRKVGIVWNGNPDHIRDRRRSIGAHEFARLLDVPGVSFFAVSPGREQTVGQWRSQGGDVIDLTPQFEAGFDDVAALLMNLDVLVTIDSGPAHLAGALGVPTWLMLDRVSAWFWGDETERTPWYQTAELFRQPSVGAWRPVLEQVRARLEALVA, encoded by the coding sequence ATGCGCGATAACGATCTCACAATGGCCGACCCGCTCGAGCCCCTGCGGGCGCGTACGGCTTTGCCTGACGCCGTCGCGGCCGACTGGGTCGCGCTCGGCAACGCGCTGCTCCACCATGCGAATGGCGACAGAGCCGGTTTGCGCGAGGCCGTCGACGCACTCGTGCGGGCTTACCGGCTGGACGCGAATTGCGATCCCCGCCTGTTGCACAACGTCGCACAGACGGCTTTCATTTTGCGCGACTGGCCGCTCGTCGAATCCTCCACAGCGCTGTTGCTGACGCGTGACGCGAATGACGCGAACGCTCTCGTCTGGCGCGCGGCCGCCGTTGAGGCACGCGACGATTTCGCCGAAGCGCAGCGCCTGCTTCATGAGGCCGCGCGCGCCGCGCCCGGCAATCACATCGTGTTGCACAAGCTCGCGTTGTGCATCAAGGAACAGGGCCGCTTCGGGGAAGCGGAAGCGCTGCTGCATCGCGTGCTGGAAATGACCCCGAACAACGCGCACGCGCTGTTTGATCTGTCGGAACTCGAAGTGCGTGCGGGACGCTACGCGCAGGGCTGGCTCGACTACGAAGCGCGTGTAGCCTTCGCGCACGATGCGAACGCCGCTAAAGATGCGCTGGCTGCCATCAGCGCGAACTGGCGCGGCGAATCGCTGACGGGCAAGACGCTCGTCGTCTATGGCGAGCAGGGCAATGGCGACTGCCTGTGGGCCGTACGCTTTCTGCCGCTGCTGGCCGAACGCGCGCAGCGCGAAGGCGGCCGCGTGGTGTTTGGCTACGCAGGGGCGATGCAACAGCTGTTCGAACGCATGCTGCCCGACGGCATCGCGATTGAAACGAGCCTCCGCACGAAGCCCGACTTTCACTGCGGTCTGATGAGCCTGCCGTTGCGGCTCGGCATCAACGATCCTTCCACCTGGGGGCGACCGTATCTCAGCGCCGACCCGGCGCGCGTCGAACTCTGGCGCGAGCGTGTGTCAGCCGCGACGGCGGCGGAGAATCGCAAGGTCGGCATCGTGTGGAACGGCAATCCCGATCACATCCGCGACAGGCGCCGCTCGATCGGCGCTCACGAGTTCGCCCGGTTGCTCGATGTGCCCGGCGTGAGCTTTTTTGCCGTTTCGCCGGGGCGCGAGCAGACGGTCGGACAGTGGCGGTCGCAGGGTGGGGATGTGATCGACCTGACGCCGCAGTTTGAAGCAGGCTTCGACGACGTGGCCGCGTTGCTTATGAATCTCGATGTGCTCGTGACCATCGACAGCGGGCCGGCGCATCTGGCAGGCGCGCTCGGTGTGCCGACCTGGCTCATGCTCGACCGCGTTTCGGCATGGTTCTGGGGCGATGAGACGGAGCGGACGCCCTGGTATCAGACGGCCGAGCTGTTTCGTCAACCCTCCGTGGGTGCGTGGCGGCCGGTGCTCGAACAGGTACGTGCGCGGCTCGAAGCACTGGTGGCGTGA
- a CDS encoding CBS domain-containing protein, which translates to MRVSDILKVKGNTLFTVTPDTEVNEAVTTMAEHDIGSLVVMEYGDLVGMLTFREIILVLSRNGGSVGSTTIRKIMDDHPLTCTPETDVNEVRRMMLEHHVRYLPVMESRKLMGVISFYDVAKAVVEEQGFENRMLKAYIRDWPAEDEPQQEQPSR; encoded by the coding sequence ATGCGCGTCAGCGACATTCTCAAGGTCAAGGGCAATACGCTTTTCACGGTCACGCCCGATACGGAAGTCAACGAAGCCGTCACGACGATGGCCGAACACGATATCGGCTCGCTGGTCGTCATGGAGTATGGCGACCTCGTCGGCATGCTGACGTTCCGCGAGATTATCCTGGTGCTAAGCCGTAACGGCGGGAGTGTCGGCAGCACCACGATCCGCAAGATCATGGACGATCACCCGCTCACCTGCACGCCGGAAACGGACGTCAATGAAGTGCGCCGCATGATGCTCGAGCATCACGTGCGTTATCTGCCCGTCATGGAAAGCCGCAAGCTCATGGGGGTGATTTCGTTCTACGACGTCGCGAAGGCCGTCGTCGAAGAGCAGGGCTTCGAAAACCGGATGCTGAAGGCGTACATCCGCGACTGGCCCGCCGAAGACGAGCCGCAGCAGGAGCAGCCGTCGCGCTGA
- a CDS encoding electron transfer flavoprotein-ubiquinone oxidoreductase produces the protein MTPASLIEQYGPRESMEYDVVIVGGGPAGLSAAIRLKQRAAEKGVEIGVCVLEKGSEVGAHILSGAVMDPRALNELIPDWKEKGAPLDVEVTEDRFLFLNETGAKSVPNWALPDNFKNHGNYVISLGNVTRWLGQQAEALGVEIFPGFAAAEVLYNDDGSVKGVATGNLGIGKDGEPTENFQLGMELHAKYTLFCEGARGHLGRQLSDRFRLRDGADPQVYGIGIKELWEIDPAKHKPGLVIHTAGWPLDSQTYGGSFLYHIDNNQVMVGFVVGLGYSNPYLSPFEEFQRYKTHPEIRKFLEGGKRVSYGARAITAGGLLSLPKLVFPGGALVGDDAGFLNASRIKGSHAAIKTGMLAADAAFDAVQAGRQSDELAAYPESFKSSWLHTELYRARNFKQWMSKGLYLGTLMVGIEQKLMGGNVPWTLHHQHWDHEMLKPASQCKPIEYPKPDGKLTFDRLSSVFISNTNHEENQPAHLTLKDASVPVKVNLQTYAGPESRYCPAAVYEFVNNDDGSERLVINAQNCVHCKTCDIKDPTQNIVWVTPEGGGGPNYPNM, from the coding sequence ATGACCCCCGCAAGTCTGATCGAGCAGTATGGCCCGCGCGAGTCGATGGAATATGACGTGGTGATCGTCGGCGGCGGCCCGGCGGGCCTGTCCGCGGCCATTCGCCTGAAGCAGCGCGCCGCCGAAAAGGGGGTCGAAATTGGCGTCTGCGTGCTCGAAAAGGGCTCGGAAGTCGGGGCGCACATCCTCTCGGGCGCGGTGATGGACCCGCGGGCGCTAAATGAACTGATTCCGGACTGGAAGGAAAAGGGTGCGCCGCTGGACGTCGAAGTGACGGAAGACCGCTTTCTGTTCCTGAATGAAACGGGCGCGAAATCGGTGCCGAACTGGGCATTGCCCGACAATTTCAAGAATCACGGCAACTACGTGATCAGCCTCGGGAATGTTACGCGCTGGCTGGGCCAGCAGGCCGAGGCGCTCGGCGTCGAAATCTTCCCCGGTTTCGCTGCGGCTGAGGTGCTGTACAACGACGACGGCTCGGTGAAGGGCGTCGCGACGGGCAACCTGGGCATTGGCAAAGACGGCGAGCCGACCGAAAACTTCCAGCTCGGCATGGAGCTGCACGCGAAGTACACGCTTTTCTGCGAAGGCGCGCGCGGGCATCTGGGACGCCAGCTGTCCGACAGGTTCCGGCTGCGCGACGGCGCCGATCCGCAGGTCTACGGGATCGGCATCAAGGAACTATGGGAAATCGATCCGGCGAAACACAAGCCGGGTCTGGTGATCCACACGGCCGGCTGGCCGCTCGATTCGCAGACCTACGGCGGCTCGTTCCTCTATCACATCGACAACAACCAGGTGATGGTGGGCTTCGTGGTGGGACTCGGCTATTCGAACCCGTACCTGTCGCCGTTCGAAGAGTTCCAGCGCTACAAGACGCATCCGGAAATCCGCAAGTTCCTCGAAGGCGGCAAGCGCGTGTCGTACGGAGCACGTGCGATTACGGCGGGCGGCCTGCTGTCGCTGCCGAAACTCGTGTTCCCGGGCGGCGCGCTGGTTGGCGACGACGCCGGTTTCCTGAACGCTTCGCGGATCAAGGGCTCGCACGCCGCAATCAAGACGGGCATGCTCGCCGCCGACGCCGCATTCGATGCCGTGCAAGCGGGACGCCAGAGCGACGAACTCGCGGCCTACCCCGAGTCGTTCAAGAGCTCGTGGCTGCACACCGAGCTCTATCGGGCGCGCAACTTCAAGCAGTGGATGAGCAAGGGCCTGTACCTTGGCACCTTGATGGTCGGCATCGAACAGAAGCTGATGGGCGGCAACGTGCCGTGGACGCTGCATCATCAGCACTGGGATCACGAAATGTTGAAGCCGGCGTCGCAGTGCAAGCCGATCGAGTATCCGAAGCCGGACGGCAAGCTGACATTCGACCGTCTGTCGTCGGTATTCATCTCGAACACCAACCACGAAGAGAACCAGCCCGCGCACCTGACGCTCAAGGACGCAAGCGTGCCCGTGAAGGTGAACCTGCAGACGTACGCCGGTCCGGAAAGCCGCTACTGCCCGGCTGCCGTTTACGAGTTCGTGAACAACGACGACGGCAGCGAACGGCTCGTCATCAATGCGCAGAACTGCGTGCACTGCAAGACCTGCGACATCAAGGATCCGACGCAGAATATCGTGTGGGTCACGCCTGAAGGCGGCGGCGGTCCGAACTATCCGAACATGTGA
- a CDS encoding MFS transporter → MSDRPLSTVQRAKRGAREHGSQFRLLRERRFAPFFWTQFLGAMNDNVFKIGFTSLVTYQAARFAGVHADTAAFLISAIFILPFVLFSATSGQIADKYDKSMLTRFVKTFEIAVMLVGGAGFWLHNAVLLYLCTFLMGVHSTVFGPVKYAYLPQHLEQSELVGGNGMVEMGTFVAILLGTIMGGAAAGSDVHGAAILAFGCVAIAVIGRVASSFVPPSTPSQPELRINWNPISETWRNLKLARQNRTVFLSLLGISWLWFVGATFLSSFFRFAKDVLSANPDVVTVLLATFSIGIGTGSLLCERLSKKRIEIGLVPLGSIGISAFAIDLFFASHALPAAGHLLTVGEFMMLPAHWRVLADLFLLAMFGGFYSVPLYALIQSRSQPSHRARIIAANNILNSLFMIVSALMAVALTSAGVGIAGLFLVTALLNVVVAIYIYSLVPEFLLRFVAWLLVHTFYRIRLVHAERIPREGAAVLVCNHVSYVDAIVIMAESPRPIRFVMDHRIFRTPFVGWLFRHAKAIPIAPAHEDPALLARAYEACAKVLEEGDLVCIFPEGKLTKTGDMNPFRHGVTEILRRQPVTVVPIALRGLWGSVWSRSLDARFPRPIHKGVMSRLTLAVGEPLEPADATPERLQQIVTELRGARK, encoded by the coding sequence ATGAGCGATCGTCCGTTATCCACCGTCCAACGCGCAAAGCGCGGCGCGCGCGAGCACGGCTCGCAGTTCCGTCTGTTGCGCGAGCGCCGTTTCGCGCCCTTCTTCTGGACGCAGTTTCTCGGCGCGATGAACGACAACGTGTTCAAGATCGGCTTCACGTCGCTTGTCACGTATCAGGCCGCGCGCTTCGCCGGCGTCCATGCGGACACCGCAGCGTTTCTGATTTCCGCGATCTTCATTCTGCCGTTCGTCCTGTTCTCGGCTACCTCCGGTCAGATTGCCGACAAGTACGACAAGTCGATGCTCACACGCTTCGTGAAGACTTTCGAGATCGCCGTGATGCTGGTGGGCGGCGCGGGATTCTGGCTGCACAATGCCGTGCTGCTGTACCTGTGTACGTTCCTGATGGGCGTCCATTCGACGGTGTTCGGCCCCGTCAAGTACGCCTATCTCCCGCAGCATCTGGAGCAGTCGGAACTGGTCGGCGGCAACGGCATGGTCGAGATGGGCACCTTCGTCGCGATTTTGCTGGGCACGATCATGGGTGGCGCGGCGGCCGGCTCGGACGTGCATGGCGCAGCGATTCTGGCGTTCGGCTGCGTCGCGATCGCGGTGATAGGACGTGTCGCGTCGAGCTTCGTGCCGCCGTCGACGCCGTCTCAACCGGAACTGCGCATCAACTGGAATCCGATTAGCGAAACCTGGCGCAATCTGAAACTCGCACGCCAGAACCGGACGGTCTTTCTGAGTCTGCTCGGGATTTCCTGGTTGTGGTTCGTCGGCGCGACGTTTCTGTCGTCGTTCTTCCGCTTTGCGAAGGACGTGCTGTCCGCGAATCCCGACGTGGTCACCGTGCTGCTCGCGACGTTTTCGATCGGCATCGGCACGGGCTCGCTGCTGTGCGAGCGGCTGTCGAAGAAGCGCATCGAGATTGGCCTGGTGCCGCTTGGCTCGATCGGCATCAGCGCATTCGCGATCGACCTGTTCTTCGCGAGCCACGCGTTGCCTGCCGCCGGGCATTTGCTGACGGTGGGCGAATTCATGATGCTGCCCGCGCATTGGCGCGTGCTCGCCGATCTGTTCCTGCTGGCGATGTTCGGCGGCTTCTACAGCGTGCCGCTCTACGCGCTGATCCAGAGCCGCAGCCAGCCGAGCCATCGCGCGCGGATCATCGCGGCGAACAATATCCTCAACTCACTATTCATGATCGTGTCGGCGCTGATGGCCGTTGCGCTGACGTCGGCGGGCGTGGGCATTGCTGGGCTGTTCCTCGTGACGGCGCTGCTCAACGTGGTTGTTGCGATCTACATCTATTCGCTCGTGCCCGAGTTCCTGTTGCGCTTCGTCGCGTGGCTGCTCGTGCACACGTTCTACCGGATTCGCCTCGTTCACGCAGAGCGCATTCCGCGTGAGGGGGCAGCCGTGCTCGTGTGCAATCACGTGAGCTATGTCGATGCCATCGTCATCATGGCCGAAAGCCCGCGGCCGATCCGCTTCGTGATGGATCACCGGATATTCCGAACGCCCTTCGTCGGCTGGTTGTTCAGACACGCCAAGGCCATTCCGATTGCGCCCGCGCACGAAGACCCCGCACTGCTGGCGCGTGCCTACGAAGCCTGCGCGAAAGTGCTCGAAGAGGGCGATCTCGTCTGTATTTTTCCCGAAGGCAAGCTGACCAAAACGGGTGACATGAATCCGTTTCGGCACGGCGTCACGGAAATTTTGCGGCGCCAGCCCGTGACCGTCGTGCCGATTGCGCTACGCGGCCTGTGGGGCAGCGTCTGGTCACGCAGCCTGGATGCGCGCTTTCCGCGGCCGATTCACAAGGGCGTGATGAGCCGGCTGACGCTGGCTGTCGGCGAGCCGCTCGAACCGGCTGACGCGACGCCGGAACGCCTGCAGCAGATCGTGACGGAACTGCGCGGCGCGCGAAAGTGA
- the aroC gene encoding chorismate synthase — protein MSGNTLGTLFTVTTFGESHGPAIGCVIDGCPPGMSLAEADIQLELDRRKPGTSRHVTQRQEEDKVEILSGVFEGKTTGAPIALLIRNTDQRSKDYGNIADTFRPGHADYTYWQKFGIRDYRGGGRSSARLTAPTVAAGAVAKKWLREKFGTEIRGYMAALGEIDVPFIDWQFVRENPFFVPNADVVPQLEAYMDALRKDGDSIGARINVVASGVPVGLGEPLFDRLDADIAHAMMGINAVKGVEIGAGFASVAQRGSVHGDELTPEGFVGNHAGGVLGGISTGQDITVSIAIKPTSSIRTPRRSIDKNGQPAVVETFGRHDPCVGIRATPIAEAMLALVLIDHALRHRAQCGDVVVGTPKIAASAP, from the coding sequence ATGTCCGGCAATACCCTCGGTACGCTCTTCACCGTCACGACCTTCGGCGAATCGCACGGCCCGGCTATCGGCTGTGTAATCGACGGCTGCCCACCGGGTATGTCGCTCGCCGAAGCCGACATCCAGCTTGAACTCGACCGCCGCAAGCCGGGCACGTCGCGCCATGTGACGCAGCGCCAGGAAGAAGACAAGGTCGAGATTCTCTCCGGCGTCTTCGAGGGCAAGACGACGGGCGCGCCGATTGCACTGCTGATCCGCAATACGGACCAGCGCAGCAAGGACTACGGCAATATCGCCGACACGTTCCGCCCCGGCCACGCCGACTACACCTACTGGCAGAAATTCGGCATACGCGACTATCGCGGCGGCGGCCGTTCGTCCGCGCGCCTGACGGCGCCGACGGTGGCAGCGGGCGCAGTCGCGAAGAAGTGGCTGCGCGAGAAGTTCGGCACGGAGATTCGCGGCTACATGGCGGCGCTCGGCGAGATCGACGTGCCGTTCATCGACTGGCAGTTCGTGCGCGAGAACCCGTTCTTCGTGCCGAACGCGGATGTCGTGCCGCAACTCGAAGCGTACATGGACGCGTTGCGCAAGGACGGCGATTCGATCGGCGCGCGCATCAACGTGGTTGCGTCGGGCGTGCCCGTCGGACTTGGTGAGCCGCTGTTCGACCGCCTCGACGCCGACATCGCGCATGCAATGATGGGCATCAACGCGGTGAAGGGCGTCGAAATCGGCGCGGGATTCGCGAGCGTGGCGCAGCGCGGCTCCGTGCATGGTGACGAGCTGACGCCGGAAGGCTTCGTCGGCAATCACGCGGGCGGCGTGCTCGGCGGTATTTCGACGGGGCAGGACATCACGGTCTCGATCGCGATCAAGCCGACGTCGAGCATCCGCACGCCGCGCCGCTCGATCGACAAGAACGGGCAGCCCGCCGTCGTCGAAACGTTCGGCCGCCACGACCCCTGTGTCGGCATTCGTGCCACGCCGATCGCCGAAGCCATGCTCGCCCTCGTGCTGATCGACCATGCGTTGCGGCACCGCGCGCAATGCGGCGACGTGGTGGTCGGTACGCCGAAGATCGCCGCCAGCGCGCCGTAA
- a CDS encoding O-acetylhomoserine aminocarboxypropyltransferase: MPANRFDTLALHAGAAPDPATGARATPIYQTTSFTFRDTDHAAALFNMERAGHVYSRISNPTVAVFEERVAALENGAGAIGTASGQAALHLAIATLMGAGSHIVASSALYGGSHNLLNYTLRRFGIETTFVKPGDIDAWRAALRPNTKLLFGETLGNPGLDVLDSETVAQIAHDHRVPLLVDSTFTTPYLLKPFDHGADFVYHSATKFLGGHGTTIGGVLVDGGTFDFEASGRFPELTEPYEGFHGMVFAEESTVAPFLLRARREGLRDFGACLHPQAAWQLLQGVETLPLRMERHVANTRKVVEFLAAHAAVESVAYPELPTHPDHALAQRLLPRGAGAVFSFDLRGDRAAGRAFIEALSLFSHLANVGDARSLVIHPASTTHFRMDAAALAMAGIAEGTIRLSIGLEDPDDLIDDLKRALKAAQKSGERSTPSPAAPRKESA; this comes from the coding sequence ATGCCCGCCAACCGTTTCGACACACTCGCGCTGCACGCGGGCGCCGCCCCCGATCCTGCAACGGGCGCGCGCGCGACGCCCATCTACCAGACCACCTCGTTCACGTTCCGCGATACCGACCACGCTGCCGCACTCTTCAACATGGAACGCGCCGGCCACGTCTATTCGCGGATCTCGAACCCGACCGTCGCCGTGTTCGAAGAGCGCGTCGCCGCGCTCGAAAACGGCGCGGGCGCGATCGGCACGGCAAGCGGCCAGGCCGCGCTGCATCTGGCGATTGCGACGCTGATGGGCGCGGGCTCGCATATCGTCGCGTCGAGCGCGCTGTATGGCGGCTCGCACAATCTGCTCAACTACACGCTGCGGCGCTTCGGTATCGAGACGACCTTCGTCAAACCCGGCGACATTGACGCATGGCGCGCGGCGCTGCGCCCGAACACGAAGCTCCTGTTCGGCGAGACGCTCGGCAATCCCGGCCTCGATGTGCTCGATAGCGAGACAGTCGCCCAGATCGCGCACGACCACCGCGTGCCGCTGCTGGTCGATTCCACTTTCACCACGCCGTACCTGCTCAAGCCGTTCGACCACGGCGCCGACTTCGTCTACCACTCCGCGACCAAATTCCTCGGCGGTCACGGCACGACGATCGGCGGCGTGCTCGTCGACGGCGGCACCTTCGACTTCGAAGCGTCCGGGCGCTTCCCCGAACTCACCGAGCCCTATGAGGGCTTTCACGGCATGGTGTTCGCCGAGGAAAGCACCGTCGCGCCGTTCCTGTTGCGCGCCCGGCGCGAAGGACTCCGCGACTTCGGCGCGTGCCTGCATCCGCAAGCCGCGTGGCAGCTGCTTCAGGGCGTCGAGACGCTGCCGCTACGCATGGAACGCCATGTCGCGAATACGCGCAAGGTGGTCGAATTCCTCGCCGCGCATGCCGCCGTCGAATCGGTCGCGTACCCGGAGCTGCCGACGCACCCCGATCACGCGCTCGCCCAGCGCCTGCTGCCGCGCGGCGCAGGCGCCGTGTTCAGTTTCGATCTGCGCGGGGACCGTGCCGCCGGCCGCGCGTTCATCGAAGCGCTGTCGCTGTTCTCGCATCTCGCGAATGTCGGCGATGCGCGCTCGCTCGTCATTCATCCTGCATCGACGACGCACTTTCGCATGGATGCCGCCGCGCTCGCCATGGCGGGCATCGCGGAAGGCACCATACGGCTGTCGATCGGCCTCGAAGACCCGGACGACCTGATCGACGATCTCAAGCGCGCGCTCAAGGCCGCGCAAAAATCCGGCGAGCGTTCCACGCCGTCACCCGCCGCCCCGCGCAAGGAGTCCGCATGA
- a CDS encoding PAS and helix-turn-helix domain-containing protein, whose translation MPALDYQTAFHLAPIGLVLARDRIIEDCNEQLAAIFGRTRESLLGQSFAVLYPSSDEFERIGERIPPIMTAQGSYADDRIMKRANGELFWCHVTGRSLDLSVPHAAGVWTFEDLSATRRVAVELTPREREIAAQLVTGKTSKQIGRILDISSRTVDVYRARLMRKYGTGNATELLQRLLGN comes from the coding sequence ATGCCCGCTCTGGATTATCAAACCGCTTTTCACCTTGCGCCGATCGGCCTCGTGCTGGCGCGCGACCGGATCATCGAAGACTGCAACGAACAGCTTGCCGCGATTTTCGGCCGTACGCGCGAGTCGCTGCTCGGGCAGTCGTTCGCGGTGCTCTATCCATCGTCCGACGAGTTCGAGCGTATCGGCGAGCGCATACCGCCCATCATGACGGCGCAAGGCAGTTACGCCGACGACCGCATCATGAAGCGCGCGAACGGCGAACTCTTCTGGTGCCACGTGACGGGGCGCTCGCTCGATCTGTCGGTCCCGCATGCGGCGGGCGTCTGGACGTTCGAAGACTTGAGCGCCACGCGGCGCGTCGCGGTGGAGCTGACGCCGCGTGAACGCGAGATCGCCGCGCAACTGGTGACGGGAAAAACCAGCAAGCAGATTGGACGGATTCTCGACATCAGTTCGCGAACCGTCGACGTTTACCGCGCGCGCCTGATGCGCAAGTACGGCACGGGCAACGCGACGGAACTGCTGCAGCGTCTGCTCGGGAACTGA
- a CDS encoding SDR family oxidoreductase, protein MGRSINLEGKVALVTGASSGLGKRFAMVLSQAGAKVVLASRRIERLKELRAEIEASGGAAAVVSLDVTDYQSIKSAVAHAETEAGTIDILVNNSGVSTTQKLTDVTPADFEYVFDTNTRGAFFVAQEVAKRMIMRGGGTNKPPYRIINIASVAGLRVLPQIGLYSMSKAAVVHMTKAMAQEWGRHGINVNAICPGYIDTEINHHHWSTEQGQKLVSMLPRHRVGKPEDLDGLLLLLCADESQFINGSVIAADDGFGLS, encoded by the coding sequence ATGGGCCGTTCGATCAATCTGGAAGGCAAGGTGGCGCTGGTTACGGGCGCGTCGAGTGGACTGGGCAAGCGGTTTGCGATGGTGTTGTCGCAGGCTGGCGCAAAGGTCGTGCTGGCAAGCCGACGTATCGAACGCCTGAAGGAATTGCGCGCTGAGATCGAAGCGTCGGGCGGCGCTGCGGCTGTCGTTTCTCTCGACGTGACCGACTATCAGAGCATCAAGTCCGCCGTTGCGCATGCCGAAACGGAAGCGGGCACAATCGACATTCTGGTCAACAATTCGGGTGTGTCGACGACGCAGAAGCTGACGGACGTGACGCCTGCCGATTTCGAATACGTGTTCGACACGAACACACGCGGCGCGTTTTTCGTCGCGCAGGAAGTGGCCAAGCGGATGATCATGCGCGGCGGCGGAACGAACAAGCCGCCGTACCGGATCATCAACATCGCATCGGTGGCGGGTTTGCGGGTGCTGCCGCAGATCGGGCTCTATTCGATGAGCAAGGCGGCCGTCGTGCATATGACGAAGGCGATGGCGCAGGAGTGGGGCCGCCACGGCATCAATGTGAACGCGATCTGCCCCGGCTATATCGATACCGAGATCAACCACCATCACTGGTCGACCGAGCAAGGGCAGAAGCTGGTGTCGATGTTGCCGAGGCATCGTGTGGGCAAGCCGGAAGATCTCGATGGGCTGTTGCTGCTGCTCTGCGCCGACGAATCGCAGTTCATCAACGGTTCGGTGATTGCCGCCGACGACGGCTTCGGCCTGTCGTGA
- a CDS encoding acyl-CoA thioesterase has protein sequence MSDYHPVFEMSMPIRWGDMDAFGHVNNTVYFRYMEQVRISWFEQLGIAGGNGEGQGPVIVNASMEFLKQLHYPGDVIGRMTVGAPGRSSFDTGFELYRADDPNTLYARGSAKCVWIDYAAGKSVPLPDLLRSTIEHAQLVKV, from the coding sequence ATGAGCGATTACCACCCCGTTTTTGAGATGTCTATGCCGATCCGCTGGGGCGATATGGACGCGTTCGGCCATGTGAACAACACGGTCTATTTCCGCTACATGGAGCAGGTGCGGATTTCCTGGTTCGAGCAGCTCGGCATCGCGGGCGGCAATGGCGAAGGGCAGGGGCCCGTGATAGTCAATGCATCGATGGAGTTTCTGAAGCAACTGCACTATCCGGGCGATGTAATCGGCCGCATGACGGTCGGCGCGCCGGGGCGCAGCAGCTTCGATACGGGCTTCGAACTGTATCGCGCGGATGATCCGAACACGCTGTATGCACGCGGCTCCGCCAAATGCGTGTGGATCGACTACGCGGCTGGCAAATCAGTGCCGCTGCCGGATCTGCTGCGCTCGACGATCGAACACGCTCAACTCGTGAAGGTCTGA